One genomic region from Sylvia atricapilla isolate bSylAtr1 chromosome 16, bSylAtr1.pri, whole genome shotgun sequence encodes:
- the ID1 gene encoding LOW QUALITY PROTEIN: DNA-binding protein inhibitor ID-1 (The sequence of the model RefSeq protein was modified relative to this genomic sequence to represent the inferred CDS: deleted 1 base in 1 codon), giving the protein MDWAGLCPLCLRCHWPRIPRGPAHRSAALYKWRGGTRARCPPAASPFCSSPSQPLAMKVAAVASSPLPAGAGGPLKAVRPGEAARCGPGPGVSPVAAEQAAAALLYDMKGCYSRLRALVPTLPRHRRVSKVELLQHVIDYIWDLQLELQCGPPRPAAAGDSPEAPCIPAADRILCR; this is encoded by the exons ATGGACTGGGCGGGGCTGTGTCCGCTGTGTCTGCGCTGCCATTGGCCGAGGATTCCCCGAGGCCCCGCCCACCGGTCGGCGGCGCTCTATAAGTGGCGCGGCGGGACGCGGGCTCGTTGTCCGCCCGCAGCTTCTCCGTTCTGCTCGTCGCCCTCGCAGCCCCTCGCCATGAAGGTCGCCGCTGTCGCTTCTTCGCCGCTGCCCGCGGGTGCCGGCGGCCCGCTGAAGGCGGTGCGGCCCGGGGAGGCCGCCCGCTGCGGGCCGGGCCCAGGGGTGTCTCCTGTGGCGGCGGAGCAGGCGGCCGCCGCGCTGCTGTACGATATGAAGGGCTGCTACTCGCGGCTACGGGCGCTGGTGCCGACGCTCCCGCGGCACCGACGGGTCTCCAAGGTGGAGTTGCTGCAGCACGTTATCGACTACATCTGGgacctgcagctggagctgcagtgcggc cccccccgccccgctgcTGCTGGGGACTCCCCCGAG
- the HM13 gene encoding minor histocompatibility antigen H13 isoform X5, translating into MGRTPRRCQRPLPAETLLAFPLLPVAPFWGSTSSLKYSLKSTSIFCFPCISLCWGSWPCPTLSEIVNYEFDTKDLVCLALSSVVGVWYLLRKHWIANNLFGLAFSLNGVELLHLNNVSTGCILLGGLFIYDVFWVFGTNVMVTVAKSFEAPIKLVFPQDLLEKGLDADNFAMLGLGDIVIPGIFIALLLRFDISLKKNTHTYFYTSFVAYIFGLGLTIFIMHIFKHAQPALLYLVPACIGFPLLVALAKGEVTEMFSYESSAEILPHTPRLTHFPTVSGSPASLADSMQQKLSCPRRRRQQSPSAM; encoded by the exons AACTCCTCGGAGATGCCAGAGACCATTACCAGCCGAGACGCTGCTCGCTTTCCCATTGTTGCCAGTTGCACCCTTCTGGGGCTCTACCTCTTCTTTAAA ATATTCTCTCAAGAGTACATCAATCTTCTGCTTTCCATGTATTTCTTTGTGCTGGGGATCCTGGCCCTGTCCCACACTATCAG AAATAGTGAATTATGAGTTTGACACCAAGGATCTCGTGTGCCTGGCCTTGAGCAGTGTTGTGGGGGTCTGGTACCTGCTGAGAAAG CACTGGATTGCCAACAATCTCTTTGGGCTGGCGTTCTCCCTCAACGgggtggagctgctgcacctgAACAACGTCAGCACTGGCTGCATTTTGCTTGGGGGCCTCTTCATCTACGATGTGTTCTGG GTCTTTGGCACCAACGTGATGGTGACAGTTGCCAAATCATTCGAGGCCCCAATAAAAC TGGTTTTCCCTCAGGAcctgctggagaaggggctggaCGCCGACAACTTCGccatgctggggctgggagacaTTGTCATTCCGG ggatCTTCATTGCCTTGCTGCTGCGGTTTGATATCAG CCTGAAGAAGAACACGCACACGTATTTCTACACCAGCTTTGTGGCCTACATCTTTGGACTGGGCCTCACCATATTCATCATGCACATCTTCAAGCATGCCCAG CCTGCGCTGCTGTACCTGGTCCCTGCCTGCATCGGATTCCCGCTTCTTGTGGCCTTGGCAAAGGGAGAAGTAACCGAAATGTTCAG CTATGAATCCTCTGCTGAAATCTTGCCTCACACACCAAGACTCACCCACTTCCCCACGGTGTCTGGCTCGCCGGCCAGCCTGGCTGATTCCATGCAGCAGAAACTGTCCTGTCCCCGCCGACGCCGGCAGCAGAGCCCTAGTGCCATGTAG